In Clostridium sp. DL-VIII, the following proteins share a genomic window:
- a CDS encoding BlaI/MecI/CopY family transcriptional regulator, with protein MNEIPKISNAEWEVMKIIWNHSEITSVNIIHELQDKVEWKPTTIKSLINRLLNKNVISFKKLGNEYLYFSLVPEDECIKLESQSFINKVFNGSIKSMLLNFVESKEISEADIEDLKNILKQSNKKKG; from the coding sequence ATGAATGAAATTCCTAAAATATCAAATGCCGAATGGGAAGTGATGAAAATAATATGGAATCACTCTGAAATTACCTCAGTTAACATTATACATGAATTACAAGATAAAGTAGAATGGAAACCAACCACAATAAAAAGTCTAATAAACAGGTTATTAAATAAAAATGTAATTAGCTTTAAAAAATTAGGTAACGAATATCTATATTTTTCTCTGGTACCAGAAGATGAATGCATCAAATTAGAAAGCCAATCTTTTATCAATAAAGTCTTTAACGGTTCTATTAAATCTATGCTCTTAAACTTTGTTGAATCAAAAGAAATATCTGAAGCTGACATAGAAGACTTGAAAAACATACTCAAACAATCAAACAAAAAGAAAGGTTGA
- a CDS encoding phosphatase PAP2 family protein, with amino-acid sequence MYLNILKRINIFDNYVLFIIKKYMQNKYLDRLMPIVTSMGNLGAIWILIAVILMLDKSYRLIGNIVILTLIISTIVGEGIVKHIVRRIRPYNGKNNSNILISKPTTYSFPSGHTLSSFAVAEMLSMYLNKYTTIFILIAFLIAVSRIYLYVHYPTDVIAGVIIGVLCSKMIFIILHERHIANVILLYQNIFIFY; translated from the coding sequence ATGTATTTAAATATTTTAAAAAGGATAAATATTTTTGATAATTATGTTTTATTCATAATCAAAAAATATATGCAGAATAAATATTTAGATAGATTAATGCCAATAGTAACAAGTATGGGCAACTTAGGTGCGATATGGATTCTTATAGCTGTCATTTTAATGTTAGACAAATCATACAGATTAATCGGAAATATAGTTATATTAACACTTATTATAAGTACTATTGTTGGAGAAGGAATAGTAAAACATATAGTGAGACGAATCAGACCATACAACGGCAAAAATAATAGTAATATCTTGATTTCAAAGCCAACTACATACTCTTTTCCATCTGGGCATACTTTATCTTCATTTGCAGTTGCAGAAATGCTATCTATGTATCTAAATAAATATACAACTATATTTATTTTAATAGCATTTTTAATAGCTGTTTCAAGGATTTATTTATATGTACACTATCCAACGGATGTTATAGCAGGGGTTATAATTGGGGTATTATGTTCTAAGATGATTTTTATAATTTTACATGAAAGGCATATAGCCAATGTTATTTTACTTTATCAAAATATATTTATCTTTTATTAA
- a CDS encoding metal-dependent hydrolase — translation MIFFGHLGITTGVIKIYEKIAHKDKDLDLDSEVSIDYRVVLIGSILPDIIDKPIGAYIFRNTFHNSRIFAHTLLFSVLIMLIGLCILYKYKKSNILLLGICTSIHLILDSMWLYPEILFWPYFGWRFPVRPEGNWVQSDIIRLATDPSYYLSELIGFMIIAYYFMRLIKKRQINTFLKNGKL, via the coding sequence ATGATTTTTTTTGGACATTTAGGAATAACTACAGGAGTAATTAAGATTTATGAAAAAATAGCTCATAAAGATAAAGATTTAGATTTAGATAGTGAAGTATCAATTGATTATAGAGTTGTTCTGATAGGATCAATATTGCCTGACATAATAGACAAACCTATTGGTGCTTACATATTTCGCAATACTTTTCATAACAGTCGTATATTTGCACATACATTACTATTCTCGGTTTTGATAATGTTAATAGGTTTATGCATATTATATAAGTATAAAAAAAGTAATATTCTGTTACTTGGAATTTGCACATCTATACATTTAATATTAGATAGTATGTGGTTATATCCTGAAATACTTTTTTGGCCATATTTTGGATGGAGATTTCCTGTAAGACCCGAAGGAAATTGGGTGCAAAGCGATATTATTAGACTTGCTACAGACCCGAGCTATTATCTATCTGAATTAATAGGATTTATGATTATTGCATATTATTTCATGAGATTAATAAAAAAAAGGCAAATTAACACATTCTTAAAGAATGGTAAGCTATAA
- a CDS encoding HD domain-containing protein, with translation MNIDERHKKIVEIVKDKLTCSAHNLDHVFRVYNLCLLLAKYEENVDLEILIPAALLHDIARVEESNDKTGEIDHAVLGSVVAENILRKLEYEEEKIEKIKHCITSHRFRTGNEPNTIEAKILFDSDKLDIIGASGIARTFMLAGQFGQRLTVDEELNDYIKSNTVENGRLKDVSKHTPFIEYEVKFKKIPDKLYTEKAREIGKERLGFMNEYFNRLKLEIKGIK, from the coding sequence GTGAATATAGATGAGAGGCATAAAAAGATTGTGGAGATTGTTAAGGATAAATTAACATGTTCAGCACATAATTTAGATCATGTATTTAGAGTTTATAATCTTTGCTTGTTACTTGCAAAGTACGAGGAAAATGTTGATTTAGAAATACTTATTCCAGCAGCATTATTACATGATATTGCAAGAGTGGAAGAAAGCAACGATAAAACAGGAGAAATTGATCATGCAGTTTTGGGGAGTGTAGTTGCAGAAAATATATTAAGAAAATTAGAATATGAAGAAGAGAAAATAGAGAAGATAAAGCACTGTATCACATCACATAGATTTAGAACAGGGAATGAGCCTAATACAATAGAAGCGAAAATACTGTTTGATTCAGATAAACTTGATATTATAGGTGCAAGTGGAATTGCTCGTACTTTTATGTTAGCGGGACAATTTGGACAAAGATTAACAGTAGATGAAGAGTTAAATGATTACATAAAATCCAATACAGTAGAAAATGGAAGGTTGAAAGATGTTTCAAAGCATACACCTTTTATTGAGTATGAAGTAAAGTTTAAAAAAATTCCAGATAAATTATATACAGAGAAGGCAAGAGAAATAGGAAAAGAAAGACTAGGATTTATGAATGAATATTTTAATAGGTTAAAGTTAGAAATAAAGGGTATCAAATAA
- a CDS encoding aspartyl-phosphate phosphatase Spo0E family protein: MHDIIPHDIEMLRDMLHAAIVNNEDLSSDYILKLSQELDKLIVVEYKKQLNKNKQ; the protein is encoded by the coding sequence ATGCATGATATAATACCGCATGATATAGAGATGTTGAGGGATATGTTACATGCAGCAATAGTAAATAATGAAGATTTAAGTAGCGATTATATTTTAAAATTAAGTCAAGAATTAGATAAATTGATCGTTGTTGAATACAAAAAGCAACTCAATAAAAATAAACAATAA
- a CDS encoding TfoX/Sxy family protein — MGELSKLPNIGKEVESQLNEVGIFNYDELKKIGAEQVWLRIQEIDASACIHRLLAFEGAINGVKKTELPQERKAELKDFYNSHKIK; from the coding sequence ATGGGAGAATTATCAAAGCTGCCTAATATCGGAAAGGAAGTTGAAAGCCAATTAAATGAAGTAGGTATATTTAATTATGATGAATTAAAGAAAATTGGTGCTGAGCAGGTGTGGCTTAGAATACAAGAAATTGATGCTTCTGCGTGTATTCATAGATTGTTAGCATTTGAAGGCGCAATTAATGGCGTTAAAAAGACAGAGCTTCCACAGGAACGTAAGGCAGAATTAAAAGATTTTTATAATAGTCACAAAATAAAATAG
- a CDS encoding PilZ domain-containing protein produces the protein MDTREEIELINKRKFFRVYLKKPICTETSIVQLNGKSVKTHATSICVNDIGIGGLRFSSKLKLPIGDNIIYEFKLKLLHKRYSFRGSIVWKSEKENDEIAYGVHFQMDNKDIPGYFTVFNDLALIIKRRSQHHGCSFCDFKTCPNIPL, from the coding sequence ATGGATACAAGAGAGGAAATTGAGCTTATTAATAAAAGAAAGTTTTTCCGCGTATATCTAAAAAAACCAATCTGTACTGAGACGTCAATTGTGCAGTTAAATGGTAAATCAGTAAAAACTCATGCTACCAGCATATGTGTTAATGATATTGGTATAGGCGGCCTAAGATTTTCATCAAAATTGAAGCTTCCAATAGGTGATAACATAATTTATGAATTTAAACTTAAACTCTTGCATAAACGCTATAGTTTTAGAGGTTCTATAGTTTGGAAAAGTGAAAAGGAAAATGATGAAATTGCCTATGGAGTACATTTTCAAATGGATAACAAGGATATTCCTGGTTACTTTACTGTATTTAATGACCTAGCCTTAATTATAAAACGTAGATCTCAGCATCATGGCTGCAGCTTCTGCGATTTTAAAACCTGCCCCAATATTCCTTTATAA